One segment of Leptolyngbyaceae cyanobacterium DNA contains the following:
- a CDS encoding VOC family protein has protein sequence MHHASIRTADIHRAIAFYEILGFRVCERFTTGYTLACWMEGLGGRIELIQIPEPKPAPDAFHDEHYVGYYHLSFDLTDVTTDLPNWLTSLKESFAEASGANPNQLQPLKVLLEPMQQAIGDRIYEVAFIADTDGLPLEFIRVLA, from the coding sequence ATGCACCACGCTTCTATCCGTACTGCTGATATACATCGAGCGATCGCATTTTACGAAATTCTCGGCTTTCGAGTTTGCGAACGCTTCACCACGGGATACACCTTAGCTTGCTGGATGGAAGGTTTAGGGGGGCGCATCGAACTGATCCAAATCCCCGAACCAAAACCCGCACCCGACGCTTTTCATGACGAACATTACGTTGGGTATTATCACTTATCTTTCGATCTCACTGACGTTACCACTGATTTACCCAATTGGCTGACATCATTAAAAGAAAGCTTTGCCGAAGCGTCTGGCGCTAATCCCAACCAATTACAACCGTTGAAAGTTTTATTAGAACCGATGCAACAAGCGATCGGCGATCGCATATACGAAGTAGCATTTATTGCCGATACCGATGGCTTACCACTGGAATTCATCCGAGTTTTAGCTTGA
- a CDS encoding TIGR02652 family protein — MIDPGFQYPIFGPEIQCPHCRQTIPALTLTDTYLCPRHGAFEANPKTAELIHLQSGRQWRQWNGEWYRQHTHPDGIRFEIHEALDRLYTQGYRATRVIIAKRYQDLISGYLERSTPWRGQSDAAKPRLYGLPVEFSPDPQEEPCWEVINFDLEKEPGVPVRYPYFRLFE, encoded by the coding sequence ATGATCGATCCAGGCTTTCAATACCCAATATTTGGCCCGGAGATTCAATGCCCTCACTGTCGCCAAACGATTCCGGCCCTGACCCTGACGGACACCTACTTATGTCCGCGTCACGGTGCTTTTGAGGCTAACCCCAAAACAGCAGAACTCATCCATTTACAATCCGGTCGGCAGTGGCGTCAGTGGAATGGTGAATGGTATCGGCAACACACTCATCCCGACGGCATTCGTTTTGAAATCCACGAAGCTCTAGATCGACTTTATACTCAGGGTTACCGGGCAACCAGAGTAATTATCGCTAAACGCTATCAAGATTTAATTAGCGGTTACTTGGAACGCAGTACTCCTTGGCGCGGTCAGTCAGATGCGGCTAAACCGCGATTGTACGGCTTACCCGTGGAGTTCAGTCCCGATCCCCAAGAGGAACCTTGCTGGGAAGTAATTAATTTCGACTTGGAAAAAGAACCGGGCGTACCCGTTCGATATCCTTATTTTCGTTTGTTCGAGTAA
- a CDS encoding gamma carbonic anhydrase family protein encodes MTNLSEVFSSPSSYWPPVDVSQAAFVADNAVVLGQVSIASGASIWYNAVVRGDVEQIKIGKCTNIQDGAILHGDPGQPTILEEYVTVGHRAVVHSAYIERGSLIGIGAVVLDGVRVGAGSIIGAGSVVTKDVPPNSLFVGVPAKKLRDISPAEAAELITHAQRYEKLALVHAGKGTDLGFGEGDRS; translated from the coding sequence GTGACTAATCTGAGTGAAGTGTTTTCTTCTCCTTCCTCTTACTGGCCTCCGGTGGATGTTTCCCAGGCGGCTTTTGTGGCCGATAATGCAGTAGTATTAGGCCAAGTGTCGATCGCGTCTGGGGCTAGCATTTGGTATAACGCCGTGGTGCGGGGAGACGTAGAACAAATCAAAATTGGCAAATGTACCAATATCCAAGACGGGGCTATTTTACACGGCGACCCCGGTCAGCCTACGATTTTGGAAGAATACGTAACTGTGGGCCATCGAGCGGTCGTTCATTCTGCTTATATCGAACGGGGTAGCCTGATCGGTATTGGTGCGGTGGTGCTTGATGGAGTGCGAGTGGGTGCGGGTAGTATCATCGGCGCGGGATCGGTAGTCACGAAGGATGTGCCACCAAATTCCCTATTTGTGGGCGTTCCTGCTAAAAAATTGCGGGATATTTCCCCAGCAGAAGCAGCAGAATTGATTACCCACGCTCAACGTTACGAGAAACTGGCTTTAGTTCACGCAGGTAAAGGAACGGATTTGGGTTTCGGGGAAGGCGATCGATCCTAA
- a CDS encoding photosystem II protein Y, producing the protein MDWRLIVVLLPLMVAGGWAFYNVGKIAIAQAQAFLNKQA; encoded by the coding sequence ATGGATTGGCGTTTAATCGTTGTTTTACTACCTCTGATGGTGGCTGGCGGCTGGGCATTCTACAATGTCGGCAAGATTGCGATAGCACAAGCTCAAGCTTTTTTGAACAAGCAAGCTTAA